The window TGAAACCCTGCAACTTCCCCGCAACCACCGCCGGCGTCGACCTCCGTGTCATTGCAAGCCCTCCCTCGGTTGAGATGGCTTCAACAAATAACACACCCACCCATGGCGCAAAAAGCGTGCCGAACAGTATTGCCCTCTCCCCTGAGGGGAGAGGGATGAGGCAGAGGGCAGAATGGAACACCGGAACGCGAGCCGGGTTCTGCAGAGCGCGACTACTGCCAGGCGGATTTCGTTGCGCCGCTGGCGTCTTGCCACACCGGTAGCCAGGCCAGGGCGGTCAGTTGGACCGCGATGTCGGCTTTCTTCGGTCGTAGCGAGATCGTTTCCAAGGTCTCGGTGAGCGGATCGGTCCTGGCCTGGGCCGCCGCGGTTTCGGTTTCGAGCTCCTGGGCCAATTGCGCGGCTTGTGCCTGAAGGGCCTCGACCGATTCCTCGGCCTCGGTGACGTCGGCCGATTGCTTCATCGAGCGGCCTACGCCGCGGGCCGCGGTTTGCGCTTTGCGCACCGTGGTGGCACTGAGGCGCTTGCGCCCCAGCACGACATCCAGAATCGTGGCCCCGAAAGACATCAGGGTTTGCAACACTTCGCCCCGGGCTTCGCTCTTTTCGCGCGAGACTTTTTGCTGGGCCTTGCGAATGCGCTCTTCGAGCGCGGCCTGCTTGGGAGCGTATTTCTCGCGCAGCTTCGCCAGCAGAGCGTCGCGCTCTTCGCGGGCCGCCTGTTGCAAGCGGATGCGAAAGTCGCGCTCCGATTCGTCGGGCTTCGACACCTGGTCGAGCGACGCGCTTTTCAGCAAATCGATTTTCACCAACCGGCACACAGCGTCGGCAAATCCTTTTTGCCAACCGGCGGCGGCCTTGGCGTTCGATCCCTCGCCCGGTAACGGCGCGAACAGCGCCTGCGCGGCAGGCTGCTTTTCCAGGTCGTCGTCGGTGAGCTGCGCCGGCTGGGCCGTGGTCCAATCGATGGCGCCGGTCGTCGCGTGAAAGCCGGCCAACCAGCAGATCGGCCGCTGGGCATCGATCGCCAACTTTTTGTCGGCGAAGTGTACCGTCGCCATGCCGAGCACGACGGGCTGGTAAACCAGCTTCGCACCCGTCGCCTGCGCGCCGCGCACCGGCACGAAGAACTGCGGAATCTGCGGCGGCACCAAGGGTGCGGATGCGGTGAGATCGCCGCTGCTGACGGCGCCGGTGGGCAAGCCACCAGCGGCACCCGCGGTCGCACTCTCGCCTGTGGCGCTGGCACTGGTGGACGAGCTGCCAGGGGCACCCGCCGCGGTCGTCGTATTTGCGGCTTTGGCATCCGGCTGGGAATCACACAACTTCTTGATTTGATCGCGCGACAATGGGCCGCACAGATACGACATCGCCCAGCGCGCCTGAAAGACGACCGGCGCATCCTCGTGAACGTTGTTCATCAAGAAGATGCGATTCTTCAACCCGGAGAGCACGTGGGCGATCGCCTGTTTGTCGAACTGCGCGCCGGCGCTGGCCGCGGCGCCTTGCAGCCCTTCGATCACGCGGGCTTTGTCCCGTTCGGTTTGCAGCCGGCCCAAGAACCACGTGCCGGCGTTGGCCAGTCCCTTGTAATCGAGGTCGACCGGGTTTTGCGTGGCCAGCACGATCCCTAATCCGAACGCGCGAGCCTGCTTGAGCAGCGTCAACAGCGGCAGCTTCGACGGCGGATTCGCGATGGGCGGGAAGTAGCCGAAAATCTCGTCCATATACAAGAGCGCGCGCAGGCTGGTGGCGCCTGATTGCGTGCGCATCCAGGAGAGCGTTTCGTTCAACAAGAGTGACACGAAAAACATCCGCTGCGAATCGTCGAGGTGCGCGATCGAAAAGATCGAAATGCGCGGCTTGCCGGTCGCCGAGTGCAAGAGGGCGCCCACGTCGAGCGGCTCGCCTTCGAGCCAGGCCGCGAAGCCGGGCGCCGACAGCAGGTTGTTCAGCTTCATCGCCAGGGCAAACCGTTCCTTGGCCGGAAAGAACGATTCGATGTCGACGACGCCGATTTTTGCCACCGGCGGCTTTTGGATTTGCTCGATGACGGCTGACAAGTCGAGATTGCGGCCCGCGCGCCAAGCCGTCTCGAGGATCGTGGCCAGCAGGATGTGTTCGCGGCTGGTGAGCGGATCGACGGTGAGCCCGATGAGCGCCAGCAGGCCGGTCACGGTGGAATTGATCCGATCGCGCAGCAGATCGGCGTCTTCGCGGACCGCCGGCGTCGGCGCGGCAAACGCCTGTAGCACCGATACGCGCCGGCCGGCACTCGAACCGGGCGTGTAAATGGCGAAATCCGCGGCGGCGCGCATCCGCGCGATGCGATCGCCGTCTTCGCCCCACTCAGCGAGTCCCTTTTTCCACGTCTCGGCCTGTTGAGTGGCGAACTCCTGCACCGATAAGTTTTGCCGGCGAGCGTCGTCTTCGTTCACCCACGGCGCGAAATCCTCGGGCCGTAGCTGCGGGAACGTGAGCAGCAGGTTCGTGAGGTCCCCCTTGGGATCGATGACGATGGCCGGGATACCGTCGATGGCCGCCTCTTCCAAGAGCGTCAGGCACAGGCCGGTCTTGCCGCTGCCGGTCATGCCGACGCAGACGGCGTGGGTCAGCAAATCCTTCGAATCGTACAACAGCAGCTTGTCGCGCGGCCGGCCACGATCGATGTCGTACTCGCGCCCGAGATAAAAGACGCCCAGCTTTTCAAACGCGTCAGGCTTGATATCCATCGCGAGTCACAGCTTAAGTTGGTCGCGGCCGGGGAAACACGTCCACAGATTCCACAGATTACGCAGACAAAATGCAAATCAAAGAGGACGTGCGGCGCTTCGCCCTTCTCCTCATATGTGAAATCTGCGTGATCTGCTCAGTAAATTGCCCGGAAGCCAACGTCGAAACATAACCGCCAACGCATATTTTCATGCCTTCGGGTGCCGCTCGGGCGGCATGAACACTGCGGATGCATTCCTCTTCTTTAATTCGCTTCATACCGACGCACCGGCGGCGCTCACCGCGGGCCAGCGTTTCGCCCAGGGGCGCGCTTCTTCGAGCTGCGCGGCCAGACGCAACAGCATCGCCTCGTCTCCGTGCCGGGCCATGAAGTGGCTGCCGATCGGTAATCCTTCGGCGGTCCAGTAGAGCGGCACCGACATGGCCGGCTGCCCTGTCGCGTTGGCCAGCGGCGTGAACGGGCAATATGCCTGCAGCCAGGCGATGATGTCCTCGGACGATTGCGATTGATCGAGCTCGCCCAGCTTGATCGGCGGCCGCGCCAGCACCGGCGTCAATAGCAGGTCATATGTAGTCAGGAACTTGATCATCGCCAAGTTGGCCGACTGCAAGGGACCGGTCCACGCCAGGCTCACGTCCGAAGGGGTGTTGTGGCTGTCGATCTCGACCAGCTTCATAGTCCAAGGCTCGAAGCTGTCGGGCGGAATCTTGTTGCCCATAAACCTCTTCACGCTTTTCAGCACGCGACCAGCCACCGCCGCCCAGAGAACCAGGAACGCGTCGCCGAAGGCCTTTTCGTCGAACTTGGGCTCGGCTTCTTCGACGTGGTGGCCAAGATCGGCGCACAGCTTGGCGGTCGACTCGATGGCGGCAGCGCAATCGGGATGGACTTTGTTGCCTGCGAAATCGGTGAGGCGAAAGGCAATGCGCAGCTTGCCCGGCGCGGCGCCGACTTCTTCGAGGAACGGCCGCTGGGGCGCTGGCGCTAGCCAGCGCTCGCCGGGCGTGGGCCCGCGCGTGGCGTCGAGCAACGTAGCGCTATCGCGCACCGAGCGGCTGACGCAGTGTACGACCGACAGACCGTCTTCGTGTACGCTCGGCGCTTCCGGATTGCGACCGCGATTGATTTTTAAACCGAACAGGCCGCAGCAGCTCGACGGGATGCGGATCGATCCGCCGCCGTCGCTGGCCGAGGCGAGCGGTACGATGCCCGCGGCCACGGCCGCCGCCGAGCCACCGCTCGATCCGCCACTGGAGCGCGTCAGGTCCCACGGGTTTTTCGTAGCGCCGTAGGCGCGCGGCTCGGTCGTGGGCACCAGGCCGAACTCGGGCGTGCTCGATTTGCCGATCACGATCAGGCCCGACTGCTCCATCCGATGCACGACCTCGGAGGTGTTCGGCGAGATGTTCCCTTTGAAGAACTTGGAACCGTAGGTGAGCCGCACGCCCTTGAGCTGTTCAAGATCCTTGACCAAAAACGGCACGCCGGCGAAGGGACCGGTGCCGAGCGGTTCCGCGGCGCGCTTGCGCGCCTGGTCGAAACACTTCGTCACGACGCTATTCAACTGCGGATCGAGCTTTTCGACGCGGGCGATTGCCGCTTCGACCAGTTCGAGCGGTGTCACTTGCTTCTTGCGCACCAGTTCGGCTTGGGCCGTGGCGTCGAGCGCGGCGAATTCATCGAGCTGCTTCGTGCCGGCATGCTTCGCGCGTGCCTTGCTTGTGGCCAGCGAAGGCAAGCCTGACGCGGCCAGGGCTGCCGCCGCGGTTCCCAGAAACTTTCGACGCGTCGGTTGATTCATGGCGTGTGCCTCGTGTGCATTTGCGCGAAAGTCAGGAATGGTAGGGTGAGGAAAGCGGCTGCCTACAGCTCGTCGTAAGGAGTCTCGAACAGCAGCGTCGCCTCGCGAACGTCGCCTTTCTCGAATCCCCGGCCGAACCAGCGCGCGCGCTGCTCCGAAGTGCCGTGCGTGAACGAGTCAGGCACCGCGTAGCCCTGCGCCTGTTTTTGCAAACGATCGTCGCCGATCTGGTTTGCCGCGTTCAGCGCCGAATCGACGTCGCCGGGGTCGAGGTAATCGAACTTCTCTTGCGCGTGATGGGCCCACACGCCGGCCAGGAAATCGGCCTGCAACTCCAATCGCACCGAGGCCTGGTTCTTATCGCCACGGCCAAAGCCGCGCTGTTGCTGCGCCATGTCGGCAAAGCCCAGGAGCCGCTGCACGTGATGCCCGACTTCATGCGCGAGCACATACGCGCGGGCGAACTCGCCGGGGGCGTGCAGCTTTTTCTCCATGTCACGATAGAAGCCCAGGTCGATGTAGACCTTGCTGTCGCCGCCGCAATAGAAGGGGCCGACGGCGGCGCTGGCCAGTCCGCAGGCCGACTCGACCCGCCCGTTGAACAGGACCAACGTCGGCGGCTCGTAGCGGCGCCCCATCTTCGAGAAGATGTCCGTCCACACCAACTCGGTATCGCGGAAGACGACTTTGCTGAACTGCGCCAGGCGCTCTTCTTCGGGGTCGGGCGGGCCCTCTTCGGCCGGAGCGCCCTGCTGACCGATGTTCACACCCGGCGCGTTGAGCAGTTGCTGCGGATCGACCCCGAAGACGAGCGCCAGGATGATAATGATCAACAGCCCGCCACCGCCGATGGCCACGGTGGGCCCGCCCATGCGGCGTCGATCGTCGACGTTCTGACTTTCCTCACGACCTTCCCAGCGCATGGCGTACCCCGCAGAGGTGATGGCAGAAATGATATGCCTTCGAGCCAGGGACGAGGGACGAACGCCCTCGGGCGGCATTTCCTTTCCGGGGATGCGCCGACCGAGCGCAATATTAATCCCCTCGTCGCTGAGCGACAACGTTTGGAAATCCGTTTCGCTCGCGGCGCAACGGAATTAGCTCGAACGGCTGCTGGGCAATTGTCGTCGCGGAGGGGCGATCGCTTACTTCAGCAGCCACTCTACGGCTTCGGCCGCCTCTTTCTCTTCGCTGCCGTCGTAGCTGGTTACCTCGTCTGGTCTGCCGGCGGCCTGATAGGTTGCGGCGACGATCTCGGGCGCTTCGCTTCCCTCGCCGGCCAGCCACAGCGCGTGCGGCGCGGCCAGGGATAGGAAGCCCGGCACGTCGCCGTATTTCACGGCGCCGGGCAGGAAGTTCACGTCGTCGATCTCGGTCAGCTTCGCGAAGCGGAATCCAGCCGTGTCGATCGCCGCGCGATCCACGGCCCGGCCGGCCTGTGCCACGGCCGCCGCTACCCAGACGCCCGCGCCGTCGAGTCCCATGAGATCGACCAACTCGGGCTTTTCCTCGTGATTGCGCACGAACGCCACGATCGACAAGAGATCGTGTACGCGCTCGGCGAAGAGCGGATGGTTGTAGCCGGTCGTGTAGCCGGAGAACGCCCGATCGTTCTTCACGCGGCGCGTTTTGGTGGGCGCCTTGCCGTCGGCATTGAATTCGCCTTGATAAAGCAGATCGACGCCGACCACGGTCGCGCCGTCGTCGAGCAGCGTGCGCACCTCGGGCTTGGGACTGCCGTCACTGGCGAAGAGCCCGGCCTTGCCGTTTTCGTCGGCCCAGATGACGACCTGCTTGCTCCACTTCTTGGGGTGCAGGAAGACCGTCGGCAGCGCCGAGCCGTGTTCGCGATTGCGCACCAGCCCCAGGTACTCGGTGTACGTGCCGCGGTCTTTTTCGGCGACGTTTTCCCAGCTGAGTTCATCGGCCGACGGGAAATGGTCGCCGATCATCACGTCGGCGGCGCCGCCCACCACGCGCCGATATTCCTCCAGGCTGTTGGCGTCCGTCGGCTTGAGGGCCGCGATCTGCTTGCGTGCGTCGGCGGTCATGTAGCGCAGCAAGCTGCGCTCGTAATCCTCGCCCGACGGCGGCCTGGGATGGGAGTCGTCCCACACCGACATTTCCTGCTTCGTCAGCGGCTGGTAATCCTCTTCCACCACGGGATGCGCCAGGCCGAGTTTCAGGTGCGCGTTGAACCAGCCATACATCACGGCCCGGCTGACATAGTTGTAGTTGTGCCCGAAATGATTGAGCGGCTTGGCCATGACGTTCAATTCGGCGCCGAGCAGCTTGTACAGTTGCTTCAGCTCGGGCAGGCCCTTGGTCGCGATCTCCTTCGTCCAATCGTCGGCGCCGGTCATGCCGAGCGGTTTGGGGGCGAACAGCCCGGCGAACTCGACATTGCCCGTGTCGATGCGCAACAGCGGCGCATTCTCGCACGTGCAGCCCCCTTGCATGGCCGTCGAGACCATGACCGCCGGAAAGGCCACGGCCGGGCGCGGATCGATGCCACAGAGCAAGAATGTCTGCGTGCCACCGCCGCTGGCGCCGGTCACGCCGATCCGCGTTTCGTCGACGTCCGGCAGCGTCACGAACCAATCGAGCGTTCGCAGCGAGTTGTACGTCTGCAGGCCCATGATGTTCTGCAAGTGCAGCTCGGCTTGCGGGCTGAAGAAGCCCCAATTCTCGGCGGTTTCCATCTGCGGCCGGCGGCGCTGGTACCGGTGCGCCAAGTCGAAGGACAACTGTTCGCTGTCGGCATATCCGACCATGTCGTAGGAAAACACGACGCAACCCATCCGCGCCAGTTGCACGCACAAGGATTGCAACGGGCTGCGACCACCGACCTCGAAACGCTCGGCGCCTTCGACGAGTTGATTGCGCACGGTGTCGTAACCGGCGTCGTGAAAGCGCCCGTGCTGCCAATGTCCGTGCGGGAATAGAACCCCCGGGCATTTGCCGGTGGCGTCTTTGGGCCGATACAAGCTGCCGGTGACGAAATGGCCCGGGTAGCTTTCCAGATAAACCTTTTCGACGGTGTATTCCGGCCGCTCGACGCGCCCGTGAATCACGGCATTGGCCGGCGTCTTTTCCGGCATGGGCCAGATCCCCTGCGAAACGAGGATCTGCCGGCGCACGACCTCGGCCCGCTTCTTCCACGCGTCGACGGTTTCCGGAACCGTGAACGGAAAGTAGCCGTCGAGATCCTTGAGCGGCCCCAGTCGCTTGTCGTCGGGCACCTTCCCCTCGGGCAATACGCGCGGAGCGATATTTACCGGCGCAGTATTTATCGGAGCGGTCGGGGCCGGCGCGGCGGCGCGAACGGTCGCGGCGGCGAGAACACCACCGAGAGCAAACATGACAAGTGATCGATGTCGACGCGGCGTCAAGGACATAGGTGCAGACTCCGAGGGCGGGAAGATAGCGGAGTTTCGGGGCGGGACTGTATCTCTGCCACCACTGTAAATCACCGACCGGCGCGGTGCCAGCGACCATCCGGCGACCGTCGGCGGGGCGATTTCGACGAGTGCGGGGCTTTCCGCGATTCGCCCGGATCGCCGACACTCCTCGCATCACATCCGGGCTTGCCGAACACGAAAAGGAGCGACGGATGCGTTTTCCTGTGCGCGCGATTGATGGGCCGCGCACGCCAGTGAAGCTCGATCCGCGCCTTCTGGTCGCACACATTCGCGCCTCTGTGGGCGCAAGAATTTGGAAAGACGGCATACGGCCTTATCCGGAGAACGCTTCGCTCTTCATCGGGCAGACGCAGGATGGACACGCGCGCATGGCTGTGCGGCTGGCAACTCTGCGCAGTGAGAACGACGAACCCCGGCCATGAGTTGCGGACCGTCCGACGCGTGCCAGGTCGGTCATTATGTCGGGCACGCCTCCTTGGTCGCTGCCCCCGTTCAGCAGGGGGCAATGCCCAAGGGGCTACCGGAGTCACGCGCGGCGCGGCCTGTAACAAAGTGCGATTCAGGGACGGAGTGAGCGCGTGCGGATGTTGCGCGTCGGGGGCCGTGGCCCAGCCGATCGCGGGCGTGCGCACGGACATAAGTGCTGGAAAATAAAGGCATTATGTCGTGGGGATGTTCGCCGCAGTTGGACCAGCCAATTTCTCTGTTTTTTTAATTGACACCACCCTAAATGTGTATATACTACGACAAAGTTGCGCGGCATGCGCGCTCATTTCGTTACTTTCGGCAATCGTGTTACAGCAAGGAGCGAACGCCAATGATCCGGACGCGTATCGATTCCTTGCTCCTGCTTGGGCGCATGTGTGCGCTCGCGGCTGAACAGGCCGCATTTCTGGCGATGGCCACCCGTGCTGTTCTCGCACCCGGTGCCGTCGCGATCCGTTCGGATCGCGCATCTTGCCACTTCCTTGACGTTCCGATGCAGCCTGCTCGTTCTGAGCCTGCGCGGACGTTCGACTTGCGCCGCCCTGCGGCGGCGTACATGCGCGGTGCGACGTGAGGAAAGCAGTTCGAAGAGACCAGACAGGCGGACGATTATTGCCCAAAAACACGCAACAACGAGGGGGACCAAATAGAGCAGTGCAGTGAAGAGTCGAGAGGTTGAAACTAGGTCTTTGCAAACGCCTGCGCGGAGGCTCTCAGTTCGGGGGGGCAGCGCTCCTGTTGTTTTGCAGGCTGAATGAGTGGACTGAGCAACGTCAGAAGAATTCTGCAAACTGGGAGTCGCTAATGATCTTGAAATCTGTAAATCGAAAATGGACGTTCCCCACATTGGGGTTTTTGGTCGTCCTGGCATCGGCGCAACTCGCAAGCGCCGCTCCGGTGCCGATCAGCTTCACCATCGACACCACAGGGGGTGCGACGGGGCTAACCCCCATCTCGAACGCCTCCGGTAACGTCGGCAAGTACGCCTCGGGTAGCTGGTTGACGCTCGGTGGAAGCGTCTCCGGTTCGCTCAGCGGTATCAGCTTCAGTGGTAGTTTCAGCCCACAGGTCGCCGCATCGGGCAGCTTTTCGACGGGCAACCCGGGCAGCTTGACGTCGTACCTGGGCGGCACGCTCAATGCCACGATCGATCCGACCACCGGCACGATTGCCTTCGGTGGCGGTTCGAGCGCCGATCCTTCGTTGTACAACGGCAAGTTCCCCGAGGTCGCGGCGGCGCCCGTTCCCCTCACCCCGCAGGCCGGCGGCGGCGCCAGCGGCGCTCCGGGTAGCGGCCCGGCCGACTACGGCATCAGCATGAAGGTGACCGCGCTGAGTATCTTCACCGCGGCCACCGGCACCGGCGCCGTTCGCAACTCGGCCTTCGACGTTACCGGAGCTGCCGTACCGTTGAGTGGTGCGCCTGGCAACCAGACGTTCGTCACCAACAACAATTTGGCGCTCACCATCACCGCCGGAGATTTCGACTACAATCTCAAGGGCGGAACCCCGCTGGGAATCACGGTCCCTGACATCATCGGCACGACGTCGCTGGTGGGTGCTCCCGCCGCGGTGACGACCGGTGGCGTTGGAACCCTGACCTCGACCGTGGTCGATCCGGTGCGCCAGATCTACAACTACATGATCTCGATCCCCGTGAAGTCGACGATCAACGAGACGATCACCTCCGGGACCACCACGATCAATGCCACGATCACGGTCACGGGCACTATCGCGGGCTACGCCAACAAC of the Pirellulales bacterium genome contains:
- a CDS encoding neutral zinc metallopeptidase produces the protein MSLSDEGINIALGRRIPGKEMPPEGVRPSSLARRHIISAITSAGYAMRWEGREESQNVDDRRRMGGPTVAIGGGGLLIIIILALVFGVDPQQLLNAPGVNIGQQGAPAEEGPPDPEEERLAQFSKVVFRDTELVWTDIFSKMGRRYEPPTLVLFNGRVESACGLASAAVGPFYCGGDSKVYIDLGFYRDMEKKLHAPGEFARAYVLAHEVGHHVQRLLGFADMAQQQRGFGRGDKNQASVRLELQADFLAGVWAHHAQEKFDYLDPGDVDSALNAANQIGDDRLQKQAQGYAVPDSFTHGTSEQRARWFGRGFEKGDVREATLLFETPYDEL
- a CDS encoding PEP-CTERM sorting domain-containing protein; its protein translation is MILKSVNRKWTFPTLGFLVVLASAQLASAAPVPISFTIDTTGGATGLTPISNASGNVGKYASGSWLTLGGSVSGSLSGISFSGSFSPQVAASGSFSTGNPGSLTSYLGGTLNATIDPTTGTIAFGGGSSADPSLYNGKFPEVAAAPVPLTPQAGGGASGAPGSGPADYGISMKVTALSIFTAATGTGAVRNSAFDVTGAAVPLSGAPGNQTFVTNNNLALTITAGDFDYNLKGGTPLGITVPDIIGTTSLVGAPAAVTTGGVGTLTSTVVDPVRQIYNYMISIPVKSTINETITSGTTTINATITVTGTIAGYANNVQVPEPGSLALAGIAGVVGLIPLVRRYRSRSNA
- a CDS encoding amidase family protein, which translates into the protein MNQPTRRKFLGTAAAALAASGLPSLATSKARAKHAGTKQLDEFAALDATAQAELVRKKQVTPLELVEAAIARVEKLDPQLNSVVTKCFDQARKRAAEPLGTGPFAGVPFLVKDLEQLKGVRLTYGSKFFKGNISPNTSEVVHRMEQSGLIVIGKSSTPEFGLVPTTEPRAYGATKNPWDLTRSSGGSSGGSAAAVAAGIVPLASASDGGGSIRIPSSCCGLFGLKINRGRNPEAPSVHEDGLSVVHCVSRSVRDSATLLDATRGPTPGERWLAPAPQRPFLEEVGAAPGKLRIAFRLTDFAGNKVHPDCAAAIESTAKLCADLGHHVEEAEPKFDEKAFGDAFLVLWAAVAGRVLKSVKRFMGNKIPPDSFEPWTMKLVEIDSHNTPSDVSLAWTGPLQSANLAMIKFLTTYDLLLTPVLARPPIKLGELDQSQSSEDIIAWLQAYCPFTPLANATGQPAMSVPLYWTAEGLPIGSHFMARHGDEAMLLRLAAQLEEARPWAKRWPAVSAAGASV
- a CDS encoding acetylxylan esterase, which produces MFALGGVLAAATVRAAAPAPTAPINTAPVNIAPRVLPEGKVPDDKRLGPLKDLDGYFPFTVPETVDAWKKRAEVVRRQILVSQGIWPMPEKTPANAVIHGRVERPEYTVEKVYLESYPGHFVTGSLYRPKDATGKCPGVLFPHGHWQHGRFHDAGYDTVRNQLVEGAERFEVGGRSPLQSLCVQLARMGCVVFSYDMVGYADSEQLSFDLAHRYQRRRPQMETAENWGFFSPQAELHLQNIMGLQTYNSLRTLDWFVTLPDVDETRIGVTGASGGGTQTFLLCGIDPRPAVAFPAVMVSTAMQGGCTCENAPLLRIDTGNVEFAGLFAPKPLGMTGADDWTKEIATKGLPELKQLYKLLGAELNVMAKPLNHFGHNYNYVSRAVMYGWFNAHLKLGLAHPVVEEDYQPLTKQEMSVWDDSHPRPPSGEDYERSLLRYMTADARKQIAALKPTDANSLEEYRRVVGGAADVMIGDHFPSADELSWENVAEKDRGTYTEYLGLVRNREHGSALPTVFLHPKKWSKQVVIWADENGKAGLFASDGSPKPEVRTLLDDGATVVGVDLLYQGEFNADGKAPTKTRRVKNDRAFSGYTTGYNHPLFAERVHDLLSIVAFVRNHEEKPELVDLMGLDGAGVWVAAAVAQAGRAVDRAAIDTAGFRFAKLTEIDDVNFLPGAVKYGDVPGFLSLAAPHALWLAGEGSEAPEIVAATYQAAGRPDEVTSYDGSEEKEAAEAVEWLLK
- a CDS encoding DUF87 domain-containing protein; translation: MDIKPDAFEKLGVFYLGREYDIDRGRPRDKLLLYDSKDLLTHAVCVGMTGSGKTGLCLTLLEEAAIDGIPAIVIDPKGDLTNLLLTFPQLRPEDFAPWVNEDDARRQNLSVQEFATQQAETWKKGLAEWGEDGDRIARMRAAADFAIYTPGSSAGRRVSVLQAFAAPTPAVREDADLLRDRINSTVTGLLALIGLTVDPLTSREHILLATILETAWRAGRNLDLSAVIEQIQKPPVAKIGVVDIESFFPAKERFALAMKLNNLLSAPGFAAWLEGEPLDVGALLHSATGKPRISIFSIAHLDDSQRMFFVSLLLNETLSWMRTQSGATSLRALLYMDEIFGYFPPIANPPSKLPLLTLLKQARAFGLGIVLATQNPVDLDYKGLANAGTWFLGRLQTERDKARVIEGLQGAAASAGAQFDKQAIAHVLSGLKNRIFLMNNVHEDAPVVFQARWAMSYLCGPLSRDQIKKLCDSQPDAKAANTTTAAGAPGSSSTSASATGESATAGAAGGLPTGAVSSGDLTASAPLVPPQIPQFFVPVRGAQATGAKLVYQPVVLGMATVHFADKKLAIDAQRPICWLAGFHATTGAIDWTTAQPAQLTDDDLEKQPAAQALFAPLPGEGSNAKAAAGWQKGFADAVCRLVKIDLLKSASLDQVSKPDESERDFRIRLQQAAREERDALLAKLREKYAPKQAALEERIRKAQQKVSREKSEARGEVLQTLMSFGATILDVVLGRKRLSATTVRKAQTAARGVGRSMKQSADVTEAEESVEALQAQAAQLAQELETETAAAQARTDPLTETLETISLRPKKADIAVQLTALAWLPVWQDASGATKSAWQ